Proteins encoded in a region of the Prunus persica cultivar Lovell chromosome G4, Prunus_persica_NCBIv2, whole genome shotgun sequence genome:
- the LOC18780443 gene encoding probable 3-hydroxyisobutyrate dehydrogenase, mitochondrial isoform X1, whose product MAIFYRVRSLNYVSKCFSSINALYLQSPIRRFYSEQATSHFESVGFVGLGNMGSRMANNLIKAGYRVAVHDINCNAMKKFSDMGVETKETPLEVAEASDVVITMLPSSSHVYDVYTGPNGLLHGGELRPWLLIDSSTIDPQTSRKLSLAVSNCTLKEKRDYAKKPAMLDAPVSGGVLAAEAGTLTFMVGGSEEAYLAAKSLFLSIGKNTVFCGGPGNGSAAKICNNLAMAISMLGVSESVALGQSLGISASTLTRVLNSSSGRCWSSDSYNPVPGVMEGVPSSRNYDGGFASKLMAKDLNLGATSAKEVGLKCPLTSQAQEIYTELCEDGHETEDFSCVFRHYYSGKNET is encoded by the exons ATGGCAATCTTCTACAGAGTGAGGTCACTGAATTATGTTTCCAAATGCTTTTCCTCAATCAACGCTCTTTATCTTCAGTCTCCAATACGCAGATTTTATTCAGAACAAGCCACGTCTCATTTTGAG AGTGTTGGGTTTGTAGGACTGGGAAATATGGGATCCAGAATGGCAAATAATCTAATTAAGGCTGGATACCGAGTAGCTGTTCATGACAT aaACTGCAATGCTATGAAGAAGTTCTCTGACATGGGAgttgaaacaaaagaaaccccTTTAGAAGTTGCAGAAGCTAGTGATGTTGTAATCACAATGCTGCCTTCCTCATCTCAT GTATATGATGTTTATACTGGACCTAATGGCTTGCTTCATGGAGGGGAATTGCGACCATGGTTATTAATAGATTCATCTACTATCGATCCGCAAACATCGAGAAAGCTTTCTCTTGCTGTGTCTAACTGTACTTTGAAGGAGAAAAGAG ATTATGCGAAGAAGCCTGCCATGTTGGATGCTCCTGTATCTGGAGGTGTTCTTGCTGCAGAAGCTGGGACTCTTACTTTCATG GTTGGTGGCTCTGAGGAAGCTTATCTAGCTGCAAAATCTTTATTCCTTTCAATAGGCAAGAACACAGTTTTTTGTGGTGGACCAGGAAATGGTTCA GCAGCAAAGATCTGCAATAATTTGGCAATGGCTATTAGTATGCTTGGTGTCTCAGAATCGGTTGCCCTTGGCCAGTCTCTGGGAATTTCCGCCAGTACTTTGACAAGAGTACTCAACTCTTCCAGTGGTCGCTGTTGGAGTAG TGATAGTTATAATCCAGTTCCTGGAGTGATGGAAGGGGTGCCCTCTTCGAGGAACTATGATGGTGGGTTCGCATCAAAACTTATG GCTAAAGATCTAAACCTTGGTGCAACATCAGCCAAAGAGGTTGGCCTTAAATGCCCATTGACATCCCAAGCACAAGAGAT ATACACAGAGCTTTGTGAGGATGGTCATGAAACCGAAGACTTCTCGTGCGTTTTCCGTCATTATTACTCGGGAAAGAATGAGACTTAG
- the LOC18780443 gene encoding probable 3-hydroxyisobutyrate dehydrogenase, mitochondrial isoform X2, with the protein MFPNAFPQSTLFIFSLQYADFIQNKPRLILRNCNAMKKFSDMGVETKETPLEVAEASDVVITMLPSSSHVYDVYTGPNGLLHGGELRPWLLIDSSTIDPQTSRKLSLAVSNCTLKEKRDYAKKPAMLDAPVSGGVLAAEAGTLTFMVGGSEEAYLAAKSLFLSIGKNTVFCGGPGNGSAAKICNNLAMAISMLGVSESVALGQSLGISASTLTRVLNSSSGRCWSSDSYNPVPGVMEGVPSSRNYDGGFASKLMAKDLNLGATSAKEVGLKCPLTSQAQEIYTELCEDGHETEDFSCVFRHYYSGKNET; encoded by the exons ATGTTTCCAAATGCTTTTCCTCAATCAACGCTCTTTATCTTCAGTCTCCAATACGCAGATTTTATTCAGAACAAGCCACGTCTCATTTTGAG aaACTGCAATGCTATGAAGAAGTTCTCTGACATGGGAgttgaaacaaaagaaaccccTTTAGAAGTTGCAGAAGCTAGTGATGTTGTAATCACAATGCTGCCTTCCTCATCTCAT GTATATGATGTTTATACTGGACCTAATGGCTTGCTTCATGGAGGGGAATTGCGACCATGGTTATTAATAGATTCATCTACTATCGATCCGCAAACATCGAGAAAGCTTTCTCTTGCTGTGTCTAACTGTACTTTGAAGGAGAAAAGAG ATTATGCGAAGAAGCCTGCCATGTTGGATGCTCCTGTATCTGGAGGTGTTCTTGCTGCAGAAGCTGGGACTCTTACTTTCATG GTTGGTGGCTCTGAGGAAGCTTATCTAGCTGCAAAATCTTTATTCCTTTCAATAGGCAAGAACACAGTTTTTTGTGGTGGACCAGGAAATGGTTCA GCAGCAAAGATCTGCAATAATTTGGCAATGGCTATTAGTATGCTTGGTGTCTCAGAATCGGTTGCCCTTGGCCAGTCTCTGGGAATTTCCGCCAGTACTTTGACAAGAGTACTCAACTCTTCCAGTGGTCGCTGTTGGAGTAG TGATAGTTATAATCCAGTTCCTGGAGTGATGGAAGGGGTGCCCTCTTCGAGGAACTATGATGGTGGGTTCGCATCAAAACTTATG GCTAAAGATCTAAACCTTGGTGCAACATCAGCCAAAGAGGTTGGCCTTAAATGCCCATTGACATCCCAAGCACAAGAGAT ATACACAGAGCTTTGTGAGGATGGTCATGAAACCGAAGACTTCTCGTGCGTTTTCCGTCATTATTACTCGGGAAAGAATGAGACTTAG
- the LOC18780443 gene encoding probable 3-hydroxyisobutyrate dehydrogenase, mitochondrial isoform X3 — translation MAIFYRVRSLNYVSKCFSSINALYLQSPIRRFYSEQATSHFEVYDVYTGPNGLLHGGELRPWLLIDSSTIDPQTSRKLSLAVSNCTLKEKRDYAKKPAMLDAPVSGGVLAAEAGTLTFMVGGSEEAYLAAKSLFLSIGKNTVFCGGPGNGSAAKICNNLAMAISMLGVSESVALGQSLGISASTLTRVLNSSSGRCWSSDSYNPVPGVMEGVPSSRNYDGGFASKLMAKDLNLGATSAKEVGLKCPLTSQAQEIYTELCEDGHETEDFSCVFRHYYSGKNET, via the exons ATGGCAATCTTCTACAGAGTGAGGTCACTGAATTATGTTTCCAAATGCTTTTCCTCAATCAACGCTCTTTATCTTCAGTCTCCAATACGCAGATTTTATTCAGAACAAGCCACGTCTCATTTTGAG GTATATGATGTTTATACTGGACCTAATGGCTTGCTTCATGGAGGGGAATTGCGACCATGGTTATTAATAGATTCATCTACTATCGATCCGCAAACATCGAGAAAGCTTTCTCTTGCTGTGTCTAACTGTACTTTGAAGGAGAAAAGAG ATTATGCGAAGAAGCCTGCCATGTTGGATGCTCCTGTATCTGGAGGTGTTCTTGCTGCAGAAGCTGGGACTCTTACTTTCATG GTTGGTGGCTCTGAGGAAGCTTATCTAGCTGCAAAATCTTTATTCCTTTCAATAGGCAAGAACACAGTTTTTTGTGGTGGACCAGGAAATGGTTCA GCAGCAAAGATCTGCAATAATTTGGCAATGGCTATTAGTATGCTTGGTGTCTCAGAATCGGTTGCCCTTGGCCAGTCTCTGGGAATTTCCGCCAGTACTTTGACAAGAGTACTCAACTCTTCCAGTGGTCGCTGTTGGAGTAG TGATAGTTATAATCCAGTTCCTGGAGTGATGGAAGGGGTGCCCTCTTCGAGGAACTATGATGGTGGGTTCGCATCAAAACTTATG GCTAAAGATCTAAACCTTGGTGCAACATCAGCCAAAGAGGTTGGCCTTAAATGCCCATTGACATCCCAAGCACAAGAGAT ATACACAGAGCTTTGTGAGGATGGTCATGAAACCGAAGACTTCTCGTGCGTTTTCCGTCATTATTACTCGGGAAAGAATGAGACTTAG